The following proteins come from a genomic window of Platichthys flesus chromosome 1, fPlaFle2.1, whole genome shotgun sequence:
- the psmb1 gene encoding proteasome subunit beta type-1 produces MISSQSFGESGKMKEYHYSGPVEQRFSPYSFNGGTVLAVAGEDFAIVASDTRLSEGYSIHSRDSPKCYKLTDTTVIGCSGFHGDCLTLTKIIDARLKTYKHSNNKTMTSGAIAAMLSTILYGRRFFPYYVYNIIGGLDEHGKGAVYSFDPVGSYQRDTYKAGGSASAMLQPLLDNQIGFKNMEGVEHVPLTQEKAVQLVKDVFISAAERDVYTGDALRICIVTKEGIKEQTIPLRKD; encoded by the exons ATGATTTCATCACAGTCGTTTGGAGAATCGGGCAAAATGAAGGAGTATCATTACAGTGGTCCCGTAGAGCAGCGCTTCTCACCGTACTCTTTCAACGGAGG AACTGTTCTGGCTGTTGCCGGGGAGGACTTCGCCATCGTAGCCTCAGACACTCGGCTGAGTGAAGGCTACTCAATCCACAGTCGGGACTCACCAAAATGCTACAAGCT GACCGACACAACTGTCATCGGCTGCAGCGGTTTCCATGGAGACTGCCTGACCCTGACCAAAATCATTGATGCCAGACTAAAG acatacaaacactcaaacaacaAGACAATGACATCCGGAGCCATCGCAGCCATGTTGTCTACCATTCTGTATGGCAGGAGGTTCTTCCCCTACTACGTATACAACATCATTGGAGGACTGGATGAGCATG GAAAGGGAGCCGTGTACAGTTTTGACCCAGTGGGCTCTTATCAGAGAGACACCTACAAGGCTGGAGGATCTGCGAGTGCCATGCTACAGCCGCTGCTTGACAACCAG ATTGGTTTTAAGAACATGGAGGGTGTGGAGCATGTTCCTCTGACTCAGGAAAAGGCTGTGCAGCTGGTCAAAGATGTCTTCATCTCGGCTGCGGAGAGGGATGTCTACACCGGAGACGCCCTTCGGATCTGCATCGTTACGAAGGAGGGCATTAAGGAGCAGACAATACCTCTGAGGAAAGATTGA